The Peribacillus sp. FSL P2-0133 genome has a segment encoding these proteins:
- a CDS encoding topology modulation protein — MERIMVIGVSAGVGKSTFARRLGDNLDIEVHHLDTFYWRPGWVEAPLEDFISAQKEVLSHDKWIMEGNYSNSFNLRSELADTIIYLELPLRVCLYRVIKRWLSYLGKTRPDMGEGCNEKLDWQFVKFIMTTYFPRKKEMNKRFAELQKSDPEKLIVILKSKNDIEGYLLNMKG, encoded by the coding sequence ATGGAACGTATCATGGTTATCGGAGTGTCCGCGGGTGTCGGAAAATCCACTTTTGCAAGAAGACTTGGAGATAATTTGGATATCGAAGTACATCATTTGGATACATTCTACTGGAGGCCTGGCTGGGTGGAGGCTCCCTTAGAGGATTTTATTTCTGCTCAGAAGGAAGTATTGAGTCATGACAAGTGGATAATGGAAGGCAACTATAGTAATTCTTTTAATTTACGTTCGGAGCTTGCCGATACGATTATTTATTTAGAACTTCCTCTCCGTGTTTGCCTTTACCGTGTTATAAAACGTTGGTTATCTTATCTAGGTAAAACAAGACCTGATATGGGCGAAGGCTGCAATGAAAAATTAGACTGGCAGTTTGTTAAATTTATCATGACCACCTACTTTCCTCGCAAGAAAGAAATGAATAAGAGATTTGCAGAACTTCAAAAGAGTGACCCTGAAAAGCTAATAGTTATATTAAAAAGCAAGAACGATATTGAAGGATATCTGTTGAATATGAAGGGATAA
- a CDS encoding S9 family peptidase — MKEIGIKSYLSVGTVSNPVYDPKSNKLFFIADYSGLPQVWAKDFDISEPTRISFTNERITFVKYLNSSSQRGLFIGMDVGGNEKQQLFLLKSDGVLIPLTNSPDHKHEYGGLSPDGKWIAWSSNRRHSAYFDIYIQNVETLEKQMVLSKDGLYTSIMWSPDCKSLLIRKTNSQLDNDLGLLNLGTGEMTWLTDHQGEASYKNPHFSKDGDYLYLLTNQDREFFGLAIIDLSTKHLTWLEVGQWDFEGLAMSKDHSKLAFSINEGGISRGILLDLKSSALYTWKTPMGVITSLTFSPDNQKLAYVFNGPTYPSDIWQVDLRKMKTERLTQSLQTKFLENKLIEPILISFKSFDNLQIPAFYFKPNTQSEKIPVILYVHGGPESQIRAVFNPVLQYFLSLGYAVITPNVRGSTGYGKTYTHLDDVRKRMDSVRDLVSLVDWLKKEGCADPNRVAIMGGSYGGFMVLAAISHYPELWSAAIDLVGISSFRTFLKKTSPWRRKLREVEYGTIEKDGNFYDLIDPLKLADRITSPLMVLHGSNDPRVPIEESEQIVNKLIARNHPVKFICFENEGHSIVKLNNKITAYTAIAHFLNQYIGK, encoded by the coding sequence ATGAAAGAAATTGGCATCAAATCATATTTGTCTGTTGGAACTGTCAGTAACCCTGTTTATGATCCTAAAAGTAATAAGTTATTCTTTATTGCTGATTATTCTGGTTTACCGCAGGTTTGGGCAAAGGATTTCGATATAAGTGAACCTACCCGAATTTCTTTTACTAATGAACGAATTACTTTTGTTAAATACTTAAACAGTTCATCACAACGCGGACTATTCATCGGCATGGATGTCGGGGGTAATGAGAAGCAACAACTGTTTTTACTCAAGAGTGATGGTGTACTGATCCCGCTTACCAACTCACCTGACCATAAACATGAATATGGTGGTCTCTCACCTGATGGAAAATGGATAGCCTGGTCAAGCAATCGTCGACATTCTGCCTATTTCGATATCTATATTCAAAATGTCGAAACATTAGAAAAACAAATGGTTTTGTCAAAGGATGGTCTCTATACCTCCATCATGTGGTCTCCTGATTGTAAATCATTATTGATTCGGAAAACAAATTCCCAGTTGGATAACGATTTAGGTTTACTGAATCTTGGCACAGGAGAAATGACCTGGTTAACAGATCATCAGGGTGAAGCAAGCTATAAAAACCCTCATTTCAGCAAGGATGGAGATTATCTCTATTTATTAACAAATCAAGATAGAGAATTTTTTGGGCTCGCGATCATTGATCTTTCAACAAAACATCTCACTTGGCTGGAGGTGGGACAGTGGGACTTTGAAGGCCTCGCTATGAGTAAAGATCATTCAAAGTTAGCTTTTTCAATTAATGAAGGAGGTATTTCAAGAGGCATTCTTTTAGATCTAAAATCAAGTGCCCTTTATACATGGAAAACACCAATGGGGGTGATAACTAGCTTAACATTTTCACCCGACAATCAAAAATTAGCCTATGTATTCAATGGGCCGACCTATCCGTCTGATATATGGCAGGTTGACTTAAGGAAAATGAAGACAGAACGGCTTACTCAATCTCTTCAGACAAAGTTTTTGGAAAATAAATTAATTGAACCTATTCTTATTTCCTTTAAATCTTTTGACAATCTCCAAATACCTGCCTTTTACTTCAAGCCAAATACCCAATCAGAAAAAATTCCTGTTATTCTATATGTTCATGGGGGTCCAGAAAGCCAAATCCGTGCTGTTTTCAATCCAGTTCTGCAGTATTTCCTAAGCCTTGGCTATGCAGTAATTACTCCTAACGTACGCGGGAGTACAGGATATGGAAAAACATATACTCATCTTGATGATGTTCGTAAACGAATGGACTCCGTTAGAGATCTTGTTTCTTTAGTAGATTGGTTAAAGAAAGAAGGATGCGCTGATCCTAATAGAGTTGCCATTATGGGAGGGAGCTACGGAGGATTTATGGTTCTTGCAGCCATCTCTCACTATCCGGAATTATGGTCTGCTGCAATTGATCTCGTTGGGATTTCAAGTTTCAGAACTTTTCTTAAAAAAACCAGTCCGTGGCGACGCAAACTTCGCGAAGTTGAATATGGAACTATTGAAAAGGACGGAAACTTTTATGATCTGATTGATCCATTGAAACTAGCTGACCGGATTACCAGTCCGCTGATGGTACTTCACGGGTCTAATGACCCACGCGTCCCAATTGAAGAATCTGAACAAATCGTAAATAAATTAATAGCAAGAAATCACCCTGTAAAGTTTATCTGTTTTGAAAATGAAGGTCATTCCATCGTAAAACTAAATAATAAAATTACTGCCTATACGGCAATAGCACATTTCCTCAATCAATATATTGGTAAATAA
- a CDS encoding MDR family MFS transporter → MSADATQQQNPVIRTTPILIAFLIAGFIGLFSETALNMALGDLIQEFNVSPSTVQWLTTGYLLTLGILVPVSGLLIQWFNTRQLFIASMVFSIIGTLIAAIAPGFGILMLARVIQAIGTGLLLPLMFNTILLIFPIHKRGATMGLMGLVIMFAPAIGPTVSGLIIENLKWNYIFWVSLPFFVIALLFGLKYMQNVSTITKPKIDVPSIILSTIGFGGIVYGFSIVGEQGWSNAIVLSSIIVGLIALFLFAVRQFNMDKPMIDLRVFKYPMFTLGLITVFITFMIIMSSMILLPLYLQTGLALAAFSAGLVLLPGGVLNGIMSPVTGRIFDKFGPRGLVIPGFIIMLVMLWTLTNVTTETTIIMVIVMHTLLMIGVSMVMMPAQTNGLNQLPKNLYPDGTALMNTLQQVSGAIGTTVAITIMSASQKNYMANAEDPFDPSAISGSLTAGVQDAFIFGLVLAIIGLIVSFFIRTARD, encoded by the coding sequence ATGTCTGCAGATGCAACACAGCAACAAAACCCAGTCATTAGAACGACCCCTATATTAATTGCATTTTTAATTGCAGGGTTCATTGGGTTATTCAGTGAGACGGCATTAAACATGGCGCTGGGGGATCTAATTCAAGAATTCAATGTCAGTCCTTCCACCGTGCAATGGCTGACAACGGGTTACTTATTAACATTGGGGATATTGGTTCCCGTTTCAGGACTCTTGATTCAGTGGTTCAATACTCGTCAATTATTCATTGCCTCAATGGTGTTCTCCATCATTGGGACGCTCATTGCAGCAATTGCACCTGGGTTCGGCATCTTGATGCTAGCTCGTGTCATCCAGGCAATCGGAACGGGTCTTTTATTACCTCTCATGTTCAATACCATTTTATTGATTTTCCCTATTCATAAAAGGGGAGCGACAATGGGATTGATGGGGCTGGTGATCATGTTTGCCCCAGCCATCGGACCGACAGTTTCAGGTTTGATTATCGAAAACCTAAAGTGGAATTACATTTTCTGGGTGTCTTTGCCGTTCTTTGTGATCGCTTTACTATTCGGTCTCAAATATATGCAAAACGTTTCAACGATAACCAAACCTAAAATCGATGTACCATCCATTATTTTATCGACCATTGGTTTTGGGGGTATTGTTTATGGCTTTAGTATTGTCGGAGAGCAAGGATGGAGCAACGCGATAGTTCTATCTTCGATCATTGTTGGACTTATAGCGCTATTCCTGTTTGCTGTGAGGCAATTCAACATGGACAAACCGATGATTGATTTGCGCGTTTTTAAATACCCGATGTTCACGTTAGGGTTAATAACCGTCTTCATCACCTTCATGATCATCATGTCATCCATGATTCTCTTACCGTTATACCTGCAAACCGGTCTTGCATTAGCTGCGTTTTCTGCTGGGCTTGTACTATTACCGGGTGGAGTGCTTAATGGTATTATGTCTCCAGTTACTGGGCGCATTTTTGATAAGTTCGGGCCAAGAGGGTTAGTGATCCCAGGCTTCATTATCATGCTTGTCATGTTATGGACTTTGACGAACGTAACGACTGAAACGACGATCATTATGGTAATCGTCATGCATACCCTCCTTATGATTGGTGTTTCGATGGTCATGATGCCGGCCCAGACAAATGGTCTGAATCAACTGCCGAAAAATCTTTATCCGGATGGAACGGCTCTAATGAATACATTGCAACAAGTATCGGGGGCCATCGGTACAACCGTTGCCATTACAATCATGTCAGCATCCCAAAAAAATTATATGGCAAATGCAGAAGATCCGTTCGATCCATCTGCCATCAGCGGTTCATTGACTGCAGGCGTTCAAGATGCCTTTATTTTCGGTCTCGTCCTTGCAATCATTGGTTTGATCGTGTCATTTTTTATCAGGACAGCACGAGACTAA
- a CDS encoding M20 family metallopeptidase, with protein sequence MTHVNRLSEIIEQKKEKFIEVSDCIWNFAETRFEEYQSAELLCSTLENEGFSVEKGVGNIETAFIGSFGTGKPIVAIMGEFDALSGMSQKKATAKQEPIVQGENGHGCGHNLLGTGSLAAAVAVKDYMEENHINGTVRYYGCPGEEGGSGKTFMVREGLFDDVDFAFCWHPLDVNGVMSMDSLSNFQVYYKFKGKSSHAAASPHLGRSALDAVELMNVGVNYLREHIIQEARVHYAITNSGGLSPNVVQQDAEVLYLLRAPEVSQVQDIYLRVCNIAKGAALMTGTELEIVFDKACSNVIQNNVLESVMYKNFQELGIPQHDDKEKQLAKEVRATLTEQERNGTINPFKDNQDDALANWLEPIEGSQAPLTGSSDVGDVSWIVPTAQCTTACFVLGSPLHSWQWVTLGSTSIAHKGMLHAGKVIAATAVEVLQNPELIEKAKTELKERLKGKNYISPIPQDVKPLVKR encoded by the coding sequence ATGACACATGTAAATAGATTATCGGAAATCATTGAACAAAAAAAAGAAAAATTCATTGAAGTCAGTGACTGTATATGGAATTTTGCAGAAACACGCTTTGAAGAATATCAATCTGCTGAATTGCTATGCAGCACGTTAGAAAACGAAGGATTTTCTGTTGAAAAAGGTGTTGGAAACATAGAAACGGCATTTATCGGTAGCTTTGGGACCGGTAAACCTATTGTGGCAATCATGGGAGAATTTGATGCGCTATCAGGTATGAGTCAAAAAAAAGCTACAGCTAAACAAGAGCCAATAGTACAAGGTGAAAATGGCCATGGATGTGGTCACAATTTACTTGGTACGGGATCTTTAGCTGCAGCTGTTGCTGTGAAGGATTATATGGAAGAGAATCATATAAATGGGACAGTTCGTTATTATGGATGTCCAGGAGAAGAAGGCGGATCAGGCAAAACCTTCATGGTCAGAGAGGGTTTGTTCGATGACGTTGATTTTGCATTTTGTTGGCACCCACTGGATGTTAACGGCGTTATGTCGATGGATTCGCTTTCCAATTTCCAAGTGTATTATAAGTTTAAAGGCAAAAGCTCTCATGCAGCAGCATCACCACATTTGGGACGGAGTGCTTTAGATGCCGTAGAACTTATGAATGTTGGCGTGAACTATTTAAGAGAGCATATTATTCAAGAAGCAAGAGTCCATTATGCCATAACGAATTCAGGTGGATTATCGCCTAATGTTGTCCAACAAGATGCAGAAGTTCTTTATTTATTACGAGCTCCAGAAGTTTCACAAGTTCAAGATATTTACTTGAGAGTTTGTAATATTGCTAAAGGAGCTGCCCTTATGACAGGAACTGAATTGGAAATCGTTTTCGACAAAGCCTGTTCCAATGTTATCCAAAACAATGTACTAGAATCCGTCATGTACAAGAATTTTCAAGAATTAGGTATTCCACAACACGATGATAAGGAAAAACAGCTTGCCAAAGAAGTCCGCGCCACCTTAACCGAACAAGAAAGGAACGGTACAATCAATCCTTTTAAAGATAATCAAGATGATGCATTGGCAAATTGGTTAGAACCCATCGAGGGCTCCCAAGCGCCATTAACAGGTTCCTCGGATGTGGGAGATGTTAGTTGGATTGTTCCTACTGCCCAATGCACAACAGCTTGTTTTGTTCTTGGGTCACCATTGCATAGCTGGCAGTGGGTTACACTGGGATCAACATCCATTGCCCATAAAGGAATGCTTCATGCTGGCAAGGTTATTGCGGCAACTGCAGTAGAAGTGCTTCAAAATCCGGAATTAATTGAAAAGGCAAAAACAGAGCTAAAAGAACGATTAAAAGGGAAAAACTATATCTCCCCTATTCCGCAAGATGTAAAGCCTTTAGTTAAAAGATAG
- a CDS encoding AbgT family transporter: MEQKVIKDTTNLQNHKTGGFFNRVERIGNKIPHPFILFIYMIAFLFVVTALLSVFHVSASDPISGEKVEVQNLLSREGIQWILPNMIKNFSGFLPLGSILALMLGVGLAEKVGLLEVLIRKMSLKVSGKYASYLVVFVAFFSHVSSDAALVIMPPLGALIFLAVGRHPVAGLLAAIAGVGSGFTANLLIVTTDVLLSGISSEVAKGMNANLTVNVTDNWFFMATSVLVLTVVISLITDKFVEPRLGKYEGGGQHKKLEPLTKQQNKALLATGISALIFIAVMAVLVVPEGALLRNPETGAILPSPFMSGIVAIILLFFFTVSITYGVKVGAIKKQNDIPELLVDPIKGMAGFIIMVFPLSQFVACFNWSNMGKFLALSITDLLEQLNIEGAPVLIGLMFLSGLLSMFIASGSAIWSILAPVFVPMFMVLGYHPAFAQMLFRVADSSVLPLAPVSPFVPLFLSFLQEYRKDAKLGTYYSLILPYPIIIFIIWTLLVVVWYFLGLPIGPGVYPKLP, translated from the coding sequence ATGGAACAAAAAGTAATCAAAGATACAACTAATCTTCAAAATCATAAAACGGGTGGTTTTTTCAATCGAGTAGAGCGAATAGGAAACAAGATCCCCCACCCCTTTATCTTATTTATTTATATGATTGCCTTTTTATTTGTTGTAACCGCTCTCTTATCAGTTTTCCATGTTTCGGCATCGGACCCCATAAGTGGAGAGAAAGTGGAAGTTCAAAACCTCTTAAGCCGTGAAGGCATCCAATGGATTTTGCCGAATATGATTAAAAACTTTTCCGGCTTTTTACCACTGGGATCTATTTTAGCTCTTATGCTAGGAGTAGGATTAGCAGAAAAAGTTGGATTGTTAGAAGTTTTGATTCGGAAAATGTCGTTAAAAGTCTCAGGGAAATACGCTAGTTATTTAGTTGTATTTGTTGCCTTTTTTAGTCATGTTTCTTCTGATGCTGCGCTTGTTATTATGCCTCCCCTTGGTGCTTTAATTTTCCTTGCTGTGGGACGTCACCCTGTTGCTGGGTTGCTCGCTGCCATCGCTGGGGTTGGTTCAGGTTTCACCGCCAACTTATTAATCGTCACAACAGATGTCTTGCTTTCAGGAATTAGTTCGGAAGTAGCGAAAGGCATGAATGCAAATTTGACCGTTAATGTTACTGATAACTGGTTCTTTATGGCGACTTCCGTTCTCGTACTAACGGTAGTTATATCCTTGATTACAGATAAATTCGTCGAGCCGCGCTTAGGAAAGTATGAAGGTGGCGGCCAGCATAAAAAATTGGAGCCATTAACGAAGCAACAAAACAAAGCACTCCTGGCTACAGGAATTTCAGCATTGATTTTTATAGCTGTTATGGCCGTTCTAGTCGTTCCAGAAGGAGCTCTATTGCGAAATCCAGAAACTGGAGCCATTCTCCCCTCTCCATTCATGTCTGGAATTGTCGCAATCATCTTACTCTTCTTTTTTACAGTTTCTATTACTTATGGAGTTAAGGTGGGAGCAATCAAGAAACAAAATGACATTCCGGAATTATTGGTGGACCCAATTAAAGGAATGGCCGGATTTATTATTATGGTTTTCCCGCTTTCCCAGTTTGTCGCTTGCTTTAACTGGAGTAATATGGGTAAATTTTTGGCTTTATCCATCACAGATCTCTTGGAACAGCTAAACATAGAAGGTGCACCTGTCCTAATTGGGCTAATGTTCTTATCTGGACTTCTTTCCATGTTCATTGCCAGCGGATCTGCAATATGGTCTATATTGGCACCCGTTTTTGTCCCAATGTTCATGGTATTAGGCTATCATCCTGCCTTCGCCCAAATGTTGTTCAGGGTAGCGGATTCATCTGTACTGCCATTGGCACCTGTATCTCCATTTGTCCCGCTATTCTTAAGTTTCTTACAAGAGTATCGAAAAGATGCAAAACTAGGAACTTATTATTCTCTTATTTTGCCTTACCCGATTATCATCTTCATCATTTGGACGCTATTGGTAGTCGTTTGGTATTTCCTTGGCCTCCCAATTGGTCCCGGAGTATATCCGAAATTACCGTAA
- a CDS encoding DUF2515 domain-containing protein produces MHHNDWKRKWNGFSKTFPYSLLDVKDELKKKSKKQTAVKTWELTGEETMLIHEIKERTRQHNNNNVTRTHAYFQFYLRYPEIHWALLGHMVSRNGGWNMTDLKGDLYTRLLSEKDQLIFFSFLERGNWLIFQDVYPQFLLYEQSVKRSKRLFHLLPFFNVSTFMETLWNHFWRTGDQYILAIATVINEQSYLEKRVIQNAHFKKTVLNSIGFKLYDFFRFNHILFPYYKDETKQETLLVGNTMKHFTSLHERILLGKRLYSLLFSRENILSGVVDWAHDHPHTGSRKDYWPHLFNDVNESFSRAFYKRRTKKCQLRKGADRLYSPRLIYTWKDLNHEEEESKDWFEDWHIMDYLIDKGENIDGEIYDEYCTTLEKIELAILAKKNVLLREEAEYE; encoded by the coding sequence ATGCATCATAACGATTGGAAAAGGAAATGGAACGGATTTTCCAAGACGTTTCCGTATTCTCTTTTAGATGTAAAAGATGAATTAAAGAAAAAAAGTAAAAAACAGACTGCTGTTAAAACGTGGGAGTTAACGGGAGAAGAGACAATGTTAATACATGAAATAAAAGAACGAACAAGACAACACAACAATAATAATGTGACACGAACTCATGCCTATTTTCAGTTTTACCTCCGTTACCCAGAAATACACTGGGCACTACTTGGACATATGGTATCGCGTAATGGCGGTTGGAATATGACGGATTTAAAAGGGGATTTATATACAAGACTATTGTCGGAAAAAGATCAACTTATCTTCTTTTCTTTTTTGGAACGAGGGAACTGGTTAATCTTCCAAGATGTGTACCCACAATTTTTGTTGTATGAACAAAGTGTCAAAAGATCAAAAAGACTGTTTCATCTTCTACCTTTTTTCAATGTATCAACGTTTATGGAAACGTTGTGGAACCATTTTTGGAGAACAGGCGACCAGTATATATTAGCCATTGCCACTGTTATTAATGAACAAAGCTATTTAGAAAAAAGGGTCATTCAAAATGCCCATTTTAAAAAGACCGTACTAAATAGTATTGGATTCAAACTTTATGATTTTTTTCGCTTTAATCACATTCTTTTTCCATACTATAAGGATGAGACCAAACAAGAAACATTACTAGTCGGGAATACAATGAAGCATTTCACCTCCCTTCATGAGCGAATATTGCTGGGCAAGCGATTATACTCACTGCTGTTTAGCCGTGAGAACATCTTATCAGGAGTAGTAGATTGGGCTCATGATCATCCACATACCGGTTCGCGAAAAGACTACTGGCCGCATTTGTTTAATGATGTAAACGAATCATTCTCCCGTGCATTTTATAAACGTCGAACAAAAAAATGCCAATTAAGAAAAGGTGCGGATCGTTTATACAGTCCTCGATTAATATACACATGGAAAGATCTTAATCATGAGGAGGAGGAAAGCAAAGACTGGTTTGAAGACTGGCACATCATGGACTACTTAATCGATAAGGGAGAAAATATAGATGGGGAGATTTATGATGAATACTGCACAACGCTTGAAAAAATTGAACTTGCCATTCTGGCAAAAAAAAACGTCTTACTCCGAGAAGAAGCAGAATATGAGTAA
- a CDS encoding CBO0543 family protein, translating into MSNHRAFVATIIFSCFIGTYLDLLFVGKQMYSFPARPFPGIFTINVAFTLLILPIFTTLFLWIAKALTELSRILFIVLIGLCISVSESFSENLGLFTHSEAWQHSYSLFGYMIFMLIIWKFYRWFQ; encoded by the coding sequence ATGAGTAACCATCGGGCTTTTGTAGCCACAATAATTTTCTCTTGTTTCATCGGAACGTATTTAGACTTACTGTTTGTAGGTAAACAAATGTATTCCTTTCCGGCAAGACCATTCCCAGGTATATTTACAATCAATGTCGCTTTTACATTATTGATATTGCCAATCTTTACTACGCTCTTTTTATGGATCGCTAAAGCGTTGACTGAATTATCAAGAATACTGTTTATCGTTTTGATTGGACTTTGTATAAGTGTTTCCGAATCGTTTTCGGAGAATTTAGGATTGTTTACTCATAGCGAAGCATGGCAACATTCTTATTCCCTTTTCGGATACATGATCTTCATGCTCATTATTTGGAAATTTTATCGATGGTTTCAATAA
- a CDS encoding LysE family translocator has protein sequence MKGGKKNGIITGLGIAVGDLIHTLAAVVGLSAILMTSTLAFGVVKYLGSAYLVYLGIRALLEKSKKIEKPITKKVNNNLSFRQALLIELLNPKTSLFFLAFLPQFVKSDGSPVTIQLLMLGLTFVLMSIMYTTLLVFVTSTIGNKLLVKSNSSSNWFGKVGGIVYIGLGIKLALQTHE, from the coding sequence ATTAAAGGTGGAAAAAAGAATGGAATTATCACAGGCTTGGGTATTGCTGTTGGTGACTTAATTCATACTCTTGCGGCAGTTGTTGGACTTTCCGCGATATTAATGACATCTACACTTGCTTTTGGAGTTGTTAAATATTTAGGTTCAGCATACTTAGTTTATTTAGGAATAAGAGCTTTGCTTGAAAAATCAAAAAAAATTGAAAAACCTATTACTAAGAAAGTGAATAATAATCTATCATTTCGTCAGGCTTTGTTAATTGAATTACTAAACCCTAAGACTTCATTATTTTTCTTAGCTTTCTTACCACAGTTTGTAAAAAGTGATGGTTCCCCAGTGACAATTCAGCTTTTAATGCTTGGGTTAACATTTGTACTGATGAGCATAATGTATACCACTCTCTTAGTTTTCGTAACAAGTACAATTGGCAACAAGTTATTAGTTAAATCTAACAGCAGTTCAAATTGGTTTGGGAAAGTCGGAGGTATAGTCTACATTGGTTTGGGAATAAAGTTAGCTCTTCAAACACACGAATAG
- a CDS encoding amidohydrolase — protein MDIISLRRDLHQHPEVGFTEFRTASKVVEALTSLKYNVIFGKDALDGDSRRGVPPIEVLEETFNRALQDGANPKILQEMEGGYTAVIGILKGKTDGPTVAFRFDMDALPVTESTDSDHFPQINGFRSKYEGNMHACAHDGHTAIGLGLAEKLADGNFAGTVKLIFQPAEEGVRGAYSMVQKGILNDVDYLYCLHLGTDVPLGEFHGGSSGFLASTKMAAHFHGVSSHAGASPEKGKNALLGAATALLNIHAIPRFSSGSTRINVGILNGGTAANIIPAHAKMVIETRSVSEETNAEVEQRVRNIVAHSAGMHELEHEIEIIGQAITIRCDQELVELAMEEARNVDGFSTIKACRESGSAGSEDASFMIRRVQDIGGKGTYMIIGTDIPAPHHHPKFDIQEEVLPRSAELLNLIARRLLK, from the coding sequence TTGGATATTATTTCTTTAAGACGTGATCTTCATCAACATCCAGAAGTTGGATTTACGGAATTTCGAACTGCTTCAAAGGTAGTGGAAGCACTAACTTCTCTGAAATATAACGTGATATTTGGAAAAGATGCTTTAGATGGTGATTCTCGCCGGGGAGTCCCCCCTATAGAAGTATTAGAGGAAACATTTAATAGAGCATTACAAGATGGCGCCAATCCAAAAATCCTCCAAGAAATGGAGGGTGGATATACTGCCGTCATTGGTATATTAAAAGGAAAAACTGATGGCCCAACCGTAGCTTTCCGCTTTGATATGGATGCATTGCCTGTTACGGAAAGTACTGATTCTGACCACTTCCCGCAAATAAACGGTTTTCGTTCCAAATATGAAGGGAATATGCATGCCTGTGCACACGATGGCCATACAGCAATTGGCTTAGGACTTGCTGAAAAATTAGCTGATGGGAATTTCGCAGGAACGGTAAAACTTATTTTTCAACCAGCTGAAGAGGGAGTACGCGGTGCCTATTCAATGGTACAAAAAGGGATTTTGAATGATGTGGATTATTTATATTGTCTGCACCTTGGCACAGATGTCCCCCTAGGAGAATTTCATGGTGGTTCTTCCGGCTTTTTAGCAAGTACGAAAATGGCCGCCCATTTTCATGGGGTATCTTCTCATGCAGGTGCTTCTCCGGAAAAAGGGAAAAATGCATTGTTAGGAGCAGCCACCGCATTATTAAATATACATGCCATTCCAAGATTCAGTTCAGGTTCTACCCGCATAAATGTAGGTATTCTTAACGGAGGAACAGCCGCTAATATTATTCCAGCGCATGCAAAAATGGTCATTGAGACCCGGTCTGTATCCGAAGAAACAAATGCTGAAGTGGAGCAACGTGTTCGAAATATCGTGGCTCATAGTGCAGGTATGCATGAGCTTGAACATGAAATTGAAATTATAGGTCAAGCAATTACGATTCGTTGTGATCAAGAACTTGTCGAACTGGCCATGGAAGAAGCCAGGAATGTAGATGGTTTTTCAACAATCAAAGCATGCAGGGAATCCGGTTCTGCAGGTAGCGAAGATGCAAGTTTTATGATTCGAAGAGTACAGGATATTGGCGGAAAAGGGACATATATGATTATTGGGACTGATATTCCTGCACCACATCACCACCCTAAATTTGATATTCAAGAAGAAGTTTTACCAAGGAGTGCAGAACTTTTGAATCTAATTGCAAGACGCCTATTAAAATAA